GACGTTGTAGGCAGTCGGGAAGTCCGGTGCCGTGTAGAGGAGGGTGCAGCCGTCCCGGCGGTCCATGCCGGGTACGAGCAGGGCGTGTTCCGTCAGGTGGGGACGGTGGACCTGGACCTCGAGCTCGACCGGGCCTTCGATGCTGCGCGGGCGTACGGAGGCGCGGGCGGCCAGGGCGCGCGGGACCGCGGCCTCGATCCGGCGGCAGGCCTCCTCGGGGTGGATCATCGCGGCGGCGCGGGCGCCGAGCGCGCGCTTCACCACCACGGTGTGGATGCCCGGGGCCGCGCCGGCGGCCTCCGCGGCGACGGTGTCGTCGCCGCTCACCAGTGCCGGCGGCACGCCGTGGTGGGCCGCCAAGGCGGTGTTGAGGCCCAGTTCGCCAAGGGAGACCCCGTTGCAGCGCACGTCGGCGATCACGCGGCCGGCGATCGTGTGCGCGAGGACCGAGCGGGGTGTGCCGGCTTTGCCGTGGTAGCCGATGTACAGCACGGCGTCGAGGTCGGGCGAAAGGCCGGCCATCATGCCCCACGGGCGGGGCGTGCCGCGCAGCAGTTCC
The sequence above is a segment of the Amycolatopsis sp. 2-15 genome. Coding sequences within it:
- a CDS encoding M55 family metallopeptidase — encoded protein: MRVLVSVDMEGIAGVVHSDDIQPGHREYERNRGLLTEEANAAVRGVYAADPDAQVLVADAHAQFRNLVPELLDQRGELLRGTPRPWGMMAGLSPDLDAVLYIGYHGKAGTPRSVLAHTIAGRVIADVRCNGVSLGELGLNTALAAHHGVPPALVSGDDTVAAEAAGAAPGIHTVVVKRALGARAAAMIHPEEACRRIEAAVPRALAARASVRPRSIEGPVELEVQVHRPHLTEHALLVPGMDRRDGCTLLYTAPDFPTAYNVVELIAVLGTL